A stretch of DNA from Pirellulales bacterium:
CACTTGGATCACGCTGCTCGAATTCTCGTATGGATTTCGTCCGGTCAGCAGGCTGTAATAAGTTGCCCCGAGCGAATAGATATCGCTGCGGACATCGACGGGCTTGGCGTCGCACTGCTCCGGGCTCATGAAATAGGGAGTGCCGACGACCATGCCAGCTTGCGTCATCTCGCGGGCGCGGGCGGTCGTTGTCTTGGCCAAGCCGAAGTCGGTGATCTTGACCGAGCCATCCGCGGTTTTCATCAAGTTCGCCGGCTTCATATCCCGATGAATCAGCCCGACCGCATGCGCGGCTGAAAGACCCTTGCAAGCGTCGATCGCGATACGAGTCGCGTCGAGGAGGGAGCGGGGATGCGCAAGATCGAGCCCGTCCGCTACGCTGCCGCCGGGGATCAACTCCATCACTAAGAAATACGCCCGGCCTTCCTGCCCGATCTCGTAAATCGAGACGACATTGGCATGGTTGAGCTTGCCGGCCGCCTTGGCCTCGGCCAGAAATCGAGCCAGCGCCGTTTCGTCCTCTGCCAAGTCCTCGGGCAGGAGCTTGATCGCGACGTCGCGCTCAATCAATGCATCGCGCCCGCGAAAAACGACTCCCATTCCACCTTGACCAAGGACGCCGATGACCTCGTATTTTCCGAGCGTGCGGCCGATCCAGGCGGCGGCAGCGGCCGGCGAGCCGGGAGTCCGCGAGGGAGCGGTGTCGCTGCCGCTGGCGATCGCCGCCGTTTCGAGAAACTTCGGTTCCGGCCTTTTTCCGCTCGTGCCGGATTGCGACGCAGAGCGATTCTCTTCCATCGACACGGGTCGTTCTCCTCTTTGAGCTTCAATTCGGATTTGACGGGTGCCATGGCCACTGCTCTGAGTGGCCATGCTGCAACGCTGTCCATGCCCACGCCGAGCCGTGGGCATGGCACCCAACGTATCCAATACAACCTTGAAGCTCTCCTAATTCCCGGTGTTCTGCTGGTCGGTTTGCTTCAGTCGCACGAGCATCCACTGCTGCGTTTTGTCCTTGCCGAGATGGATCAACACGGGGGCCTCGTCCTTGGACAAGTTGCTGATTCCTGCGTCGTAGACAGTCGTTTTGTTGTCTCCGACCGTCCAGGCGGCACGCTGCGTTTGCTTATCCACCGCCCCATGGACTTGGGCGGTTGATCCCGTGAGCACGCTGTTGTAGTTCCCCGCGATGGCGCCCGACTTGTTGACCGCCAATTGGAACATGGTGTTGGTGTCCGATTGGTCGCCCTGCACTAGCGCAAAGACGCCCAGCGGCAGCCAATCGGCGCTCTGAGGATCGGGCGCCGGGGCGCTCTGCGCGATATCGGACGCCTGCTGGTAATACTGGTCCGCCGTAGCCACCGGCTGGGTGCCGTAGTAAACCTGGTCTCCCTGATAGGTGACGTTGTTGCCGTAGTCGTATACAACTGGCGCCACGTCGCTTCCCCAGCCGCACCACGCGCCGATGGCGGGCCAAGTCGCGGCGCGCCATGCCGCTCCAGCGCCCCAGCCCGCCGCGGCCCAGGCGCCGGAATGATCGCCGTACCAACCGTGACCGAACGCGCCGTAGTCTCCAAATCCGTTTCTTACGGCCGCCCCGCGTGCTGACGCCACGCTGCCGGACCACGACGTGGTGGCATGAGCAATCGCGCCGGCGCCGCCCGCCCTGGTCCAGTTTCCGCCGAAAGCGCCATCGGTAGGCAAACCGCCGTGGAACCCCGAGTAACCACCGGCCGAGACGCCACTCGCGTGGAACCCGCTCACGTCGCCGCCCGACGCATGGAATCCGCTCACGCTCGCATCGGAGGCGTGGAAGCCACTTGCTTCTCCGCCGGAGGCATGGAATCCGCTCGCTTCGCCGCCACGATATCCGCCGCCCTCAGCCCCGCCGCCGCGATAACCACCAGTGTCGAAGCCGCCGCCGCGCGACGCTCCGCCGAAATCGCCACCGCCGCGATAGCCTCC
This window harbors:
- a CDS encoding protocadherin, with amino-acid sequence GSCIVLLSAESVHARGGGGGFRGGGGGGYRGGGGDRGGDFGGGGYRGGGDFGGASRGGGFDTGGYRGGGAEGGGYRGGEASGFHASGGEASGFHASDASVSGFHASGGDVSGFHASGVSAGGYSGFHGGLPTDGAFGGNWTRAGGAGAIAHATTSWSGSVASARGAAVRNGFGDYGAFGHGWYGDHSGAWAAAGWGAGAAWRAATWPAIGAWCGWGSDVAPVVYDYGNNVTYQGDQVYYGTQPVATADQYYQQASDIAQSAPAPDPQSADWLPLGVFALVQGDQSDTNTMFQLAVNKSGAIAGNYNSVLTGSTAQVHGAVDKQTQRAAWTVGDNKTTVYDAGISNLSKDEAPVLIHLGKDKTQQWMLVRLKQTDQQNTGN